One part of the Phaenicophaeus curvirostris isolate KB17595 chromosome 2, BPBGC_Pcur_1.0, whole genome shotgun sequence genome encodes these proteins:
- the LOC138717744 gene encoding glutathione S-transferase 3, which produces MAGKPKLYYFNGRGKMEPVRWLLAAAGVEFEEEFLETREQYEKLLQGGSLLFQQVPLVEIDGMKMVQTRAILSYIAGKYNLYGKDLKERALIDMYVGGTDDLMGFILMFPFLSAEDKEKQRATIIQKATSRYFPVYEKVLKDHGQSFLVGNKFSWADVHLLEAILMVEEKKSDVLSGFPQLQAFKTRISSIPTIKKFLEPGSQRKPVPDDKYVETVRRVLRMYYDIKAN; this is translated from the exons ATGGCTGGAAAACCGAAACTTTACTACTTTAATGGAAGAGGCAAGATGGAGCCAGTTCGCTGGTTGTTAGCTGCAGCTGGTGTCGAG TTTGAAGAAGAGTTTCTGGAAACCCGAGAGCAGTATGAAAAGCTCCTGCAAG GTGGATCCCTGCTGTTTCAGCAAGTGCCTTTGGTAGAGATCGATGGGATGAAGATGGTGCAGACCAGAGCCATCCTCAGCTACATAGCAGGGAAATACAACCTCTACGGGAAGGACCTGAAGGAGAGAGCCCT GATTGATATGTATGTTGGAGGAACTGATGACCTTATGGGCTTCATTTTGATGTTCCCGTTCTTATCAGCTGAGGATAAAGAGAAACAACGTGCTACTATAATTCAAAAGGCGACAAGCAGATATTTCCCAGTATATGAAAAG GTTTTGAAGGACCATGGGCAGAGCTTCCTTGTTGGCAACAAGTTTAGCTGGGCAGACGTTCATCTTCTTGAAGCTATTTTAATGGTGGAGGAGAAGAAGTCAGATGTGCTCTCGGGCTTTCCTCAGTTACAG GCATTTAAAACGAGGATAAGCAGCATCCCCACAATCAAGAAATTTCTCGAGCCAGGAAGCCAGAGAAAACCTGTTCCTGATGATAAATACGTGGAGACTGTGAGGAGAGTTCTTCGCATGTATTATGACATAAAAGCAAACTAG